A window of Bactrocera dorsalis isolate Fly_Bdor chromosome 4, ASM2337382v1, whole genome shotgun sequence genomic DNA:
cacatttgtttataaaaatatcctGTGCTGTCACTTTATTcatttagttttgtttgttcCGCTGTATTTTTATTCCATTGTACCTGAAATAATAGGGTTAAAGCCTTGGTATACTAAACATATGCCAATAAAGGGTTTCTTTGGAGGTAAATTTCTGATATTGGTTCCCAAGTTATAAATGATATAATATATGGAATGATATAATGGAATTTCGAGTATCTGCTCACCCTGCATTTTGTACCTCTATAACTTTCTTTTACCATATATCCCCAAGTCAATAAAGTAATGATTTTAGGAGCTTGATTAACGTTCTACTGAAACTATTGAGGacttaaatttcatatattgaGATAGAAAACCAAAAAGAGTTGTCATtagtcatatatgtacatatatgaaatattttagacaGCTGGTTGGACAGACATACCTTTAGTAAGTGATGTATCTCTAAAACACCctatattttcgaatatatgCATCTTTacactatactatatatacgtagaatatatctatatatatatatagaaataatctGAATGCTGAAGGTGCAAGAGCCAATTATAtgaacctacatacatacagatgtttGCTTACGAGTGTATAAAggtatgtaaattttatattttgttgctcTCTCATATTCGTACGTGGTTACGTTACGCATTGTACCGTAGTATGGTATGCAGAAGAAATCTGAGTGGTTTtatcaatattaatattaacatatgtatgtatagtatagaTACCACTACTGCTTTGCAATGATTGTTCCCAATGTGCGGCATTAATCTGgtaagattttaattttaaatatttgctgcttttgacagcacgaatagcctttatgccgcaatgtcttgACTAATATGGCTTTGTAAATTGGCGTTAAGCAATATCAGAATctggaaggacctctccgagccgttaaatttcaaacgaagtttcagacaaggcgactccctatcgtgcgacttcctcAATATACTGCTGAATAGAGAaggcacaatcttttataaggtTGTATAACTGCTGGCGAATGTCGGTGATACATACTGATATTATTGGAtatctccagactggataaggcagcgaagcaaatgggtcaggtagtgaacgagggcaagacgaaacataatttgccatcaaacaaacagtcgtcgcactcgcgactagacTCCCACGTCacagttgacagtcataacttcgacgTCGTAGACCATTTCGTTTATATGGGACCAATAttaaaatccaacgcagaataacttttgccaacagatgctactttggtctgagtaggcaattgagaagtaaacttctctctcgacgaataagatcatactctataagtcactcattattacattttgctatatggtgcagacgcATGGACAgtaacaacatctgatgagtcgattcgatagaacgatgagctgtacgagttctACAACCACATTGACACAATTCAGCTGCTACGCTAGCTAGATCGTgtcgtccgtatggatgaaTATATTCCAGCTGTGAGagtattcggcgcagtacccgctgggaaaagcagaggaagaggaagatctccaattcgttggagagatcaggtggagaaggatctggctgcacttggtatctcgaattgtgTGATAGGACTATTGACGAGAGGTTTGATACCTCCCACAAGCTTTTAGTGAAATATTGGGTTTAAAACGTTCTACTGTCACATTGTATTAGTATTCTAAAAATTACCTGAAGACTTGAAATAAACTTGGGAGAAGAATATGTTAAAAATAGCGAGTCGTACATGTGCCATTCAGCCCAGCAAAATTTGGACTACCTTAATTTAAACACAAGCCCACACATACGtagataaatgtaaatatatatatttgtttaagtaAATACCTCAACAAGTGCGTTTGTTTATTTAGGTttgattgtatttatttttcctgcccgaaataaaattacaaaggCAATAACGCGTTCGTGCTGGCAACAAGAcctttgatttttataaatatatgcatatgtatgtacatgcgtaGGTCTTGTGTATATCCAGTATGTACAAGTaagtacatatactatatgtatgtatgaggcATTACTACTTATTTCCCACCAGAAAAATTAGCGTTTCTCTAGTCCAGCGAAGTACCGGCTAGCTTCCAACACTTACTAATCTACTTCAGGAAAATTTGTTCCGCTTCGACGAATAATTTTAAGCCCGAAGCTTGTTGCTGAGCCACCTCCTTTGCTTCAAAGTTCTTAAGTAAGTTAAAGCCGACAGTCTTCTTAATGATATTATgaacttttgtttgttttttttttttgaaaatcaggGCAACACCAAAGTTGATTTTTTGGAaatcaaaatctcaaaaaaaaaaaaaaattgatttggcTATAGGTGTATTCTTCAATTTAATACATGaatttaatgtttaaattttagCATATACCCCCGCAGATTGTAATAAAAGTAATGCAAGTGAGAGGCTTAAAACTtctgtgcaaaaacaaaaaaaaacttatttccgTAATTCtttctgtaaatatattttaggcaGATTTCTGAGTAAATGGAGTTCAGCATTAACGAGTTTCTTGTAACAACATTATTTATGAGCAGCCTTTATTTGAGATTACCTTCATATTTACCATAGGGTTGCCCCCGCCTGcacgtattttttaaataattctctaatgcaaatatttttttacaactttactCAATAAAGCAAAGGTTACATCACCAACGACAGCAACAAATACTGCAAGGAGAAATTAAGTTCTGGAAAAAAGTGAGAGTGAAGCAAAAGTTTTTGCAGTTTGTTCGTTGCCACAGtgaataaatttttggtttatttattttgtttttcactcACTGAATAAATACTTGAACAGTACACGGCGAATAAATATGACCTATGAAAGATAGtattatttgattaaatttacaaaatgtggAATAAGGAAACATTATGAACGTACAATTGCTACCGAGTACTGGCATACATTAAAATCGGTTCGTGACTTCCTGAGCGATTActtcgatatcattggccatcacaattgcgccgttagttctgctttctccaggttggacaaagaagcgaatgACGACATTCACATAGTTCAGAGAGATAAGAGACAGCGACTATGATGGCATGgatgagaacactccagcttgaAGCGTTGGAAAAATCAGGTGGAGTAGgtcctggctacacttggaatctccaatggAGCCAAACAACGAAAAGGAAAACGACTGACACGCCGTTGTAAACTTAgcaataaccgcgtaagcggtgtctatgccaataaaaaaGTAGATCAGAAGACTTCGTGAGCGAAAGGAGGGAAAAGCTTTGACTACAATTACCAAGCAGGTTAGGCAGAtgacttcattttcatttcaatccTGTATCTTTCATTATTGGCTTTATTTACTACTTGAGCcctaattcaaattttaaaaagaaaacgtCAACCAAACAATAAACCAAGTGAATCTGAAAGATCGTAACATTTCAAATATGTGCTTTAAATACCTTCTATTCCTCAATTcaatacgaaaaaaatttaggCTGTATTCGATGCATATTTGATCTGAGCAGCCGCCAAGTTTGAACGCTTTATTATGAGCGTGGCCATGTTCGTCTGTTAAAAACTCAAATCATTCATTGATTCGTTGAAAATATAACTTCGTGCTTTCTTGACCAGAAACAATACTGTAATGATGCCCTGCCTTTCATATTCGCCTAGCATGACTCCTCAAAGTGCCGCCGTTTTACAATATACAACTACAAGTATTAAGTTTGAGAAAGGTGTTGACGATTGAAAGCAGCACTGGAATAAATTCATAATATCGAATTGGGACTGTTTTGAAATCGACAATATTACTGTAGgcgaatgaataaatatttttttaaacaaccaAAATTCtcgttattttttaaacacaccTCGTACGACAAGAATCATTCCAATGTTTTCTTTACCCAATTTGGAAAGAGCGAAAAAAGTCAAACTAATGGTGTCTACTATATCAGCACAGTTCCATAATGCTACCCTTTTGTAAAGAACTTTACTCGAGCCATTCAGTTCTCTCcgatattttctttcatttttatcaaaatgaATACAGCCTGGTGACCATTTTTAAGCCCACACTGTTTGTGATTCGCATGCATTCATTTTTCACGGTTTACCAACATTCATAAAACCATCATAGAGCCTGTTGAACACTCCAGCCGCTGTCACAGTTCCTTCAATAAACGGCCTTTTCATAAACTTGGGAACATCGCCAGGTGACTCGGCTGCTGATGCACACCCACATAaagtacatttacatatgtagttatacatatacatatgtatgtatgtactcatataTCTAGTAGACGCATTAAAAAGTTTTAGCACTTAAAAATGCTTAACTTTcgcaaaaaaatagaataaatataatttctatatacatacttatgtactatgtacatatatggtgtgtggatgaaattttctaaatgcggtaattgaaaaagtttttgtaacCTCAAAGGTCGCTCTTAAAGTTGTTGAGTCTCTGGATATTAATTGTTGTTTACACCCGCTAAACGCGTGTCATTAGATATGCATGGTGAGTCGTGGGCATCTCGCACAAAGAGCATACATGGAAACATATCGCACCGggatatttacataaatttatgtCCCCTTCATTTGTAATTcaagtacatacacacatacatggaaAATGATTGCAATGACGAAAATACTATTCTCACTAAAAAGTTGGAGTGAgaacatttacatacacataatctGAACTTGTAATTATcgagatttatttattttttatatggatGTCAAAAAATTTAGCATTGCATAGACAATCTCTCGGTGTAAAAGTCAGAGTGTCGCTGCGAACTATTAGATGGATGGTATGTATTTTATAAGCTTGGCTTATCCGTACTCCAAGATAACAATATTGTCATCGTAGAACAGATGAAATTTCATAAACCCATTTCATagataaaaatcaaaatgttcAGCCGAATTTATTTCTAGGCGTCTGTCCGGCTCGTGCAAGCAAAAGCTAATCTTCATTGGCATTCAGAGGAACCATTAACCGAAACTATAAAGTTTCTAACCAACTAGTTAAGGctacaaaaatgtatttgctATGATCACAGTAAGGAGTTGTGGTTAAAAAACCGTTGTAAAGTGAATAAGGTTACGCGCCTAACTGCTGAAGCTAAATCCACTAAACCAAacggaaacattaaaaaaaattctcgacACAGTCTTAAAATGGGCAAAATCgtacaaaaattaacaattttttcggatatgatattattaccttaagcagtaatccatgccaaatttcgcaaatttgattccgatcattcagtttgtatggcagctatatgctatagttaaccgatctgaacaatttctttggagattacattgttgccttagaaaataatctataccaaatttcgtgaatatatcttgtcaaatgcagcTATTTGTTATAGTCGTCCGATACATTTCCGACGATTGAGCAGctgcttgaagagaaaatgagcttgcaaaatttcaaaacgatatcttaacaagtaaggaagggctaatttcgggtgtcaccgaacattttacactctcgcatgataaagtgataatcgagatttcattatccgtcatttacatatttttttgctgtaaaattaattagaattaaattctgagagatttaccggtattttcggtgaaaaattaggttaggctaggttaggccttgaaaagttgtagtccgatcacgacaatttttccacaagggatacctcagctcaaataccgtatttgtgtaaagttttattccgctatcatcattggttcctaatgtatatattatacagagaacatcagatggaattcaaaatagtgttatattagaagaaggcgtggttgtgaaccgatttcatccatatttcgtacatgtcatcagggtgtcaagaaaatattacataccgaatttcattgaaatcggtcgagtagttcctgagaaatggtttttggtccataagagggcgacgccacgcccattttcaatttttcaaaaaaggctggatgcagcttccttctgccattttttccgtaaaatttagtgtttctgacgtgttttgttagtcggttaacgcacttttagtgattttcaacaaaacctttgtatgggaggtgggcgtggttattatccgatttcttccatttttgaactctatatggaaatgcctgaaagaaacgactctatagattTTGGTTggcatagctatagtagtttccgagatatgtacaaaaacttagtagggggcggggccacgcccacttttccaaaaaaattacgtccaaatatgcccctccctaatgcgatcctttgtgccaaatttcacttcaatatctttatttatggcttagttatgacactttataggttttcggtttccgccattttgtgggcgtggcagtggtccgattttgcccatcttcgaacttaaccttcttatggagccaagaaatacatgtaccaagtttcatcatgatatctcaatttttactcaagttacggcttgcacggacggacggacggacagacagacatccggatttcaactctactcgtcgcCCTGAttactttggtatatataaccctatatctgactcttttagttttaggacttacaaacaaccgttatgtgaacaaaactataatactctccttagcaactttgttgcgagagtataaaaactgagggactagttcgtatatatacagacagacaaacaggCGGACATGGCAAAATCGACTTAGCTCagccgacgcttccttctgggtgttacaaacatcgtggcaatcTGAATATATCGTGTTTAGGGTATATCAGTTCGCTTTCCTTTACCGCATAGTACGATCAATATAGTGACAAATATCTTGGACTTGAAGCACAATATAGCAATGTATGTAagaaaatactcgtatatattttatatgatctTCAGTGTAAATAGATCAATAAGTCAAATATTCGATtccttttcaacattttcatactcttgcaacaaagTGGTATACAGTGTTATATTATAGTTATGTTCACCTATGATTGTCTGTATCCCCTAAAACTAATTGAGTACATATAGTGTTACttatgcatatactatataaatgttCGGGATGATGAGACGAGTCGAAATTCGTGACTATCTGCCACTCCGTCTGCCAGCGATAACTTGGGTAAAAACTAGTATATCTTAATACAACTTGGTACTagtgttccttggcaaaaaaagTGGGAACGAGTTCGCAAATGGACGTAATAGATACGCCGCCACGCCCACAAACCCAATCAATTGAAGACGTATGTATAAAAtatcataactaagcactaaatgaAGATACAAAACTGCAAATTGATACAGTGAATTGCAGAAGCAACCGACACCTTGCCTGCTAATTAGTATGTTCCCACCCTCTCGTAGGCTTAACATTTCTCCTAAATCTTTTACGATGTAATAACCAAATATTCTTATCCCTGtcgcttgtcaagctcttcatagtCACATATTTCGGCCTCACTCTTTTTTTTATCTGCAAATGCATCTGTCCTCtctcttcagctctcggtatctatcccattctgcacgtgttgtggtcaatAGTAACATTTCGAGGTAATCAGTATGCTATCACTCCACTGCGATACGACACTCTTCATCGTGACAGcggttcttttgccttttccgaaaatCAAAGGTTTCGCTTGCAACTGTActtaaggagcttgaaatgccgtccctcAATTtacttataccgagttgctgatgagtgctttTTCAACATCGAACATactttgttgacgtgcgttttttatATAGTAGAATCTAGTACTAAAGATAACCATTTTTTGGGCCCGGCGATGTCGATCAACCTGAACCCAGATATCTTCagaacgattttgacatcgtggtgcagacagctctcataagtgcgctccaagtgctcataaaagacatctttcgtcacatcgtccttctatTCCGTCGGTGCGAGAGCGCAAATCAGCGACTTAGTttaccaatttcaaccaaattttgtaCATAACACTATTCTGATGATGTTATAATACGTTTTGAATAATATGATCTCCATTTGGACTTAACCAACACTTTCTTcccataattttaaattccatcggATTCTTTCATTGTGGCTACATATACACCTAAAatacttttagttttatttacgcaccttatttacatattaaatgatattttattgtacgagtatgtagCAAAATATCTAAAAGTTGCGAGAATCTTCCCATAGTTTCGAAAAAGCTTTCCTGAGATTATCTTCAGTGGTCAAAATTATGCGCatataatataagtaaatataaaagttCAGTTGAAGacaattacatatttactttattttcgaaataatatAACTTGTACGATCGCTAAAACACTAggtcatttatatataagtagatTATAGAGTTTTGTGAGCAAATAAATAACGGTATGAATGTTATACTGAAAATATGAGAGATGAGTGGAAAAAACATAATTTGAATAGTCCCGTTACGATCGAATTGTGATGGAATAGAAGACAGCGTCACCGTGGCAATGTAACAAAATTTCTCTGCTCTCGCCCCATTTTCCATGATCTCAACATCCTAACCTTACTACTACCTTAAGGGTACTTAACAATGGCATTATTGTCGTCATTACCGCCACTTGTCGCTGTTGAAcctaattgttgttgctgttgcttccGATCCGGTTCCGGTCgcaaatgttgttgctgttgtcgctgCTGCTGATTATCGACATCAGCATTTGCTACATTTTCCAACAGCTTTTGTGTTACCAAGGGTGTGCCGGGGTTATATAGGTGTGTTCCATAGTGCACACCCGCCGGATGTATAAAGTAAGGCAATCCCCCTCCTGACCAAGGCGCCCCGCCGATGCTGTCGACGGCATCCTGCGGTGCCACATAGACTGCAGGCCGGCCACTGAATGCCGACAATGCTAGTGGTGGATGTTGAAGCGAAGACTGCTGCAACTGAAGAGGTGCTTTTGCAACTAAGAGGCTTTGTGGGCTTAATGCTGCTGCAAACGGCGACGGTCCACTGGGTGGTGGCTGAATGTGGTAGTAGGGAGGTGCAAGAGCAGTCTGTGGCGCGAGCACTGCACTCGGTGATGACAATTTGACTAATGTTGCTGCATTTTGCGCTGCTCCTAGTTGTCCTTGAAAGTAACTGGCATAGGGAGATGGTGGTAGTGAATGCTGCTCGGGCTGCGGTGGTTGCACAAAGGTGGGGCCATAGAACAATACCGGTGGTGCTATGGGCAATGGCGATTGTATCGGCAATGCAGTCGTCAGTTGCGGTGGGGCAGGAGGTGGTGAAGCCGGAGAAGTTACTGCGGGTGGTGGAGGTGATGACACCTGACTCACTTTTGGTTTCGGACCGCCACGAGGTGTCCCTGGATGTGGATGTTGTTGTGGTTGCGAAGGTTTTGATAGCTGCGTGTTGCGCTCCTCGATGGCATGCGCCTGCTGTTGATCCGATGCATGACCTGCAATTGATAATTAACGAGTTTAAATTTCAGTCCtttgacttaaaaaaatatatatgttcatGAGCACATAAACAAACTCTACATATACTCGTAGAGGTAGTACTTAATAAAACATCTTAGAAAAGCGAGGTTTGCTTTGAAGAAACTTTTTTACAATCGGTCTTAAGTTCTTTACCAATTTTCAATATTAGTATTACAATTTGGAATTTATGCAAGTGTACTTAGGTCCGACGACCGCCGTGAGTAGTAATTTTAGATGCGTGGTGGTGACGCAGGACATAACATCGTCGGAAATACTCCTTCTGGCTTCATATTGCCAGCTGAAAACGGACCATTCTTGGAAAACGttcttttcaataattttcagtTTATAGTGCTCAAGTCAAAAACACTTGATAAAAATACCAAACTAAGTCCTCAATCTTATTGTACTATTGCTATAAAGGAGCCAAAGCGAAAACAAAGACACGAAACTGGAAATCCAACTGATGGGGCCTGACTTGATCTTTCCGGATTATCGAAGATAGCTAACTTCAATTATGATTACCTACAACTTTTTGTAGCCAATGCAAAAAAGATTTCCCCTATAATTATGTGCATATGAATGTATAATTATGTTTACTATCGCGGAATGTCAATGCCGCGCTTCCATCTCTTTCGGATATTATGATAATGACGGAAGGCGAATATTTGAGCGGCAATGCATTTTAATTACCGTAATGTGGCAAGTGATGAGGTTGTTTGACCTGAAgttgcagctgctgctgctgctgtggtgCATGGCGAATAAGTTGCGGCTGCACGTACAACAACTGCGAAGCCGGGTACACTGCCGGTCGAGGTCGCGCCAATGCTGAAAGGACCAAATTCATCGGATAAGGCAATTGTTGTGGCGTCAACGCCGGCGGCGTTTGAACATGTGGACTGGCTGCAGGGTTAGCTGACGCCGGCGCATGTGACACATAATGAATGGGCTGCTGTGTGCGATAGAGTTCGCGACTTAATGAACTGCCACTGCCGCCGCCTCCGCCTCCAACTGGCTGCAAAACAATGAGTGGGGGTAGGGGGGCACGCGGTGCCGCTAAGGGCACTGGCGCTGACGGCGGtgcttgttgttggtgctggGACAGGGGCGTTGCTCCATGCTGTGCTGCTAATTGATATTGCAGCTGTCGCACATACGATAACGGAATGGCAATGATGTAATGGATCTGTTGGCGTGAAGgttgctgatattgttgttgttgttgctgctgagaCTGTTGCGGCTGCGGTGGTTTTTCTATAGCAACAtatggctgttgttgttgctgttgtgtatGTTTTTGAATcactggttgttgttgttgaatttgttGACTATAGTGTTCActtggttgctgttgttgtgcgtgCGTATGTTGTTGCCTGTAATGTTGTGGTGGCTGCTCTTGCTGCAATTGCCGATCCGACGGTATAAAACCTCCTTCGGCATAACTCAGATTCGGCGGTAGCTTTGCCGCCTGTTGGTTATACTGGTGTTTAAGCtggtactgttgttgttgttgatgcagTGACTGCGGTTGTGGTTGCTCAAGGTGCTGCTGATAAGGCCCTCGGAAGGAATGTATAGGTGTCCCGTAATGAATGTTGTCATcaacaaaattagaaaattttccaCCATTTGAGGGTCCGGAGTGTGGGCGACTGTTTGGATGCCTGTCATAATACACctgcaattaaattaatttcaaaacagtGTTACAATAACAAACAGCAGAAGATTACACAATTTCCCAAAAAcataacttttttattgctCTAGATATCTTAACAAAGATGTATGCTTTCGCAGGTTACGTacttatttttaagatttttgatgAATATCGGCTTcttggtaataaaaatttaggTGTCCACTCATAATTATGAAAGTTTTAGGATTTaactaaaaatcaaatttggagATTTGTAGAATGACAGACTGTCTATAAAATTTACTGTTCTACACTAAATACCCAGATCTCGGTATGTGAATAAGAAGTTGAAACATCGGTACCAaagttattttcttaaaattaactCATCGATTTAATACGAATTGTTGACTTCGGACGTTCTTTCACgttttttaagtaatatttgtaaaag
This region includes:
- the LOC105222655 gene encoding transcription factor SPT20 homolog isoform X2, which produces MPALQQNHLAISLLLLVFSTAVFAENVANISDSLAVETTVDTVKVTSSIVPATKSKTEKRDSSDQVAFTNKEAVPFRPVTSGTYQQLSPQPQPFQSSPAPSPISFQPTTVRYIGEEAAPQVYYDRHPNSRPHSGPSNGGKFSNFVDDNIHYGTPIHSFRGPYQQHLEQPQPQSLHQQQQQYQLKHQYNQQAAKLPPNLSYAEGGFIPSDRQLQQEQPPQHYRQQHTHAQQQQPSEHYSQQIQQQQPVIQKHTQQQQQQPYVAIEKPPQPQQSQQQQQQQYQQPSRQQIHYIIAIPLSYVRQLQYQLAAQHGATPLSQHQQQAPPSAPVPLAAPRAPLPPLIVLQPVGGGGGGSGSSLSRELYRTQQPIHYVSHAPASANPAASPHVQTPPALTPQQLPYPMNLVLSALARPRPAVYPASQLLYVQPQLIRHAPQQQQQLQLQVKQPHHLPHYGHASDQQQAHAIEERNTQLSKPSQPQQHPHPGTPRGGPKPKVSQVSSPPPPAVTSPASPPPAPPQLTTALPIQSPLPIAPPVLFYGPTFVQPPQPEQHSLPPSPYASYFQGQLGAAQNAATLVKLSSPSAVLAPQTALAPPYYHIQPPPSGPSPFAAALSPQSLLVAKAPLQLQQSSLQHPPLALSAFSGRPAVYVAPQDAVDSIGGAPWSGGGLPYFIHPAGVHYGTHLYNPGTPLVTQKLLENVANADVDNQQQRQQQQHLRPEPDRKQQQQQLGSTATSGGNDDNNAIVKYP
- the LOC105222655 gene encoding transcription factor SPT20 homolog isoform X4, which produces MGKTYYLRISLLLLVFSTAVFAENVANISDSLAVETTVDTVKVTSSIVPATKSKTEKRDSSDQVGPTAFTNKEAVPFRPVTSGTYQQLSPQPQPFQSSPAPSPISFQPTTVRYIGEEAAPQVYYDRHPNSRPHSGPSNGGKFSNFVDDNIHYGTPIHSFRGPYQQHLEQPQPQSLHQQQQQYQLKHQYNQQAAKLPPNLSYAEGGFIPSDRQLQQEQPPQHYRQQHTHAQQQQPSEHYSQQIQQQQPVIQKHTQQQQQQPYVAIEKPPQPQQSQQQQQQQYQQPSRQQIHYIIAIPLSYVRQLQYQLAAQHGATPLSQHQQQAPPSAPVPLAAPRAPLPPLIVLQPVGGGGGGSGSSLSRELYRTQQPIHYVSHAPASANPAASPHVQTPPALTPQQLPYPMNLVLSALARPRPAVYPASQLLYVQPQLIRHAPQQQQQLQLQVKQPHHLPHYGHASDQQQAHAIEERNTQLSKPSQPQQHPHPGTPRGGPKPKVSQVSSPPPPAVTSPASPPPAPPQLTTALPIQSPLPIAPPVLFYGPTFVQPPQPEQHSLPPSPYASYFQGQLGAAQNAATLVKLSSPSAVLAPQTALAPPYYHIQPPPSGPSPFAAALSPQSLLVAKAPLQLQQSSLQHPPLALSAFSGRPAVYVAPQDAVDSIGGAPWSGGGLPYFIHPAGVHYGTHLYNPGTPLVTQKLLENVANADVDNQQQRQQQQHLRPEPDRKQQQQQLGSTATSGGNDDNNAIVKYP
- the LOC105222655 gene encoding transcription factor SPT20 homolog isoform X1; this encodes MPALQQNHLAISLLLLVFSTAVFAENVANISDSLAVETTVDTVKVTSSIVPATKSKTEKRDSSDQVGPTAFTNKEAVPFRPVTSGTYQQLSPQPQPFQSSPAPSPISFQPTTVRYIGEEAAPQVYYDRHPNSRPHSGPSNGGKFSNFVDDNIHYGTPIHSFRGPYQQHLEQPQPQSLHQQQQQYQLKHQYNQQAAKLPPNLSYAEGGFIPSDRQLQQEQPPQHYRQQHTHAQQQQPSEHYSQQIQQQQPVIQKHTQQQQQQPYVAIEKPPQPQQSQQQQQQQYQQPSRQQIHYIIAIPLSYVRQLQYQLAAQHGATPLSQHQQQAPPSAPVPLAAPRAPLPPLIVLQPVGGGGGGSGSSLSRELYRTQQPIHYVSHAPASANPAASPHVQTPPALTPQQLPYPMNLVLSALARPRPAVYPASQLLYVQPQLIRHAPQQQQQLQLQVKQPHHLPHYGHASDQQQAHAIEERNTQLSKPSQPQQHPHPGTPRGGPKPKVSQVSSPPPPAVTSPASPPPAPPQLTTALPIQSPLPIAPPVLFYGPTFVQPPQPEQHSLPPSPYASYFQGQLGAAQNAATLVKLSSPSAVLAPQTALAPPYYHIQPPPSGPSPFAAALSPQSLLVAKAPLQLQQSSLQHPPLALSAFSGRPAVYVAPQDAVDSIGGAPWSGGGLPYFIHPAGVHYGTHLYNPGTPLVTQKLLENVANADVDNQQQRQQQQHLRPEPDRKQQQQQLGSTATSGGNDDNNAIVKYP
- the LOC105222655 gene encoding transcription factor SPT20 homolog isoform X3; this translates as MLHASAIGRKQIKISLLLLVFSTAVFAENVANISDSLAVETTVDTVKVTSSIVPATKSKTEKRDSSDQVGPTAFTNKEAVPFRPVTSGTYQQLSPQPQPFQSSPAPSPISFQPTTVRYIGEEAAPQVYYDRHPNSRPHSGPSNGGKFSNFVDDNIHYGTPIHSFRGPYQQHLEQPQPQSLHQQQQQYQLKHQYNQQAAKLPPNLSYAEGGFIPSDRQLQQEQPPQHYRQQHTHAQQQQPSEHYSQQIQQQQPVIQKHTQQQQQQPYVAIEKPPQPQQSQQQQQQQYQQPSRQQIHYIIAIPLSYVRQLQYQLAAQHGATPLSQHQQQAPPSAPVPLAAPRAPLPPLIVLQPVGGGGGGSGSSLSRELYRTQQPIHYVSHAPASANPAASPHVQTPPALTPQQLPYPMNLVLSALARPRPAVYPASQLLYVQPQLIRHAPQQQQQLQLQVKQPHHLPHYGHASDQQQAHAIEERNTQLSKPSQPQQHPHPGTPRGGPKPKVSQVSSPPPPAVTSPASPPPAPPQLTTALPIQSPLPIAPPVLFYGPTFVQPPQPEQHSLPPSPYASYFQGQLGAAQNAATLVKLSSPSAVLAPQTALAPPYYHIQPPPSGPSPFAAALSPQSLLVAKAPLQLQQSSLQHPPLALSAFSGRPAVYVAPQDAVDSIGGAPWSGGGLPYFIHPAGVHYGTHLYNPGTPLVTQKLLENVANADVDNQQQRQQQQHLRPEPDRKQQQQQLGSTATSGGNDDNNAIVKYP